One Methanobacteriaceae archaeon genomic region harbors:
- a CDS encoding DEAD/DEAH box helicase family protein, translating to MKLKFNPNLKYQDEAISSAVNLFQGQRSMKSNFTVPGAQVGLYDAGHGIGNRLELSEDDILENLKNVQLTNFLPPSDILSHNNLNFDIEMETGTGKTYVYLKSVFELNKKYGFTKFIIVVPSIAIKEGVFKALQMTRDHFKGLYDNVIYDYFIYDSQKLEQVRNFAVNSNIQIMIINIDAFRKSFTDPKKENKANIIHRENDKLSGLRPIELIQETNPIVIIDEPQSATSTTKAKEAIASLNPLCTLQYSATHKEIHNLIYKLDAIDAYDKGLVKQIEVASFESLDYHNKAYLKLISVDNKKSPITAKIELDAHNNGKIKRKIVTVRQGDDLSSKKLGNREIYEGYVVSEIYCEEGNEYVDFTNKPEEIIIGKPVGDIDDIRIKREQIKKTIEEHLNKELKLNPQGIKVLSLFFIDKVANYRYYDEEGNPQKGTYAEIFEEEYKKLIRKQKYNTLLNEIDVETAAEYIHNGYFAQDKKGVLKDTRGNTLADDDTYSLIMKDKERLLSFSSKLRFIFSHSALREGWDNPNVFQICTLNETKSTIKKRQEIGRGLRLCVNQEGERIKGFQTNTLTVMANESYEDFAKTLQKEIEEDEGIKFGVIQKHSFASISFKNDKGDLEHLGSQSSEEIFNFFKDKGYIDTKGKVQDNLKIAIKQNEVEVPEKHAEFKDQITYTAEKLTKTLDIKNLDDKREVKLNKEVYLSDDFKQFWNKIKYKTTYAVDFSSEELIKECSKSMEEYLDVKSPKLLYTKVDVSIKSKGVETIEKQRSVVYSDSEEIILPDIITFLQNETYLTRRTIVDILIKSETLWQFKKNPQQYMDETLKIISSKMNHMIVDGIKYTRLGDNEYYAQELFENNELFGYLSKNMLESKRSVYDHVIYDSDNEKGFAERFEDDENVILYAKLPGWFKIPTPIGSYNPDWAVLVNNNNEQKLYFVLETKGNIQYESLRQTEADKIKCGKKHFEALGNNVEFKAVDDYDKFIRNVF from the coding sequence ATGAAACTTAAATTTAATCCTAATTTAAAATATCAGGATGAAGCTATCTCATCAGCGGTTAATTTATTCCAGGGACAACGATCCATGAAATCAAACTTCACGGTTCCTGGTGCTCAAGTGGGCCTGTACGATGCGGGCCATGGAATTGGAAATAGACTTGAGCTTAGTGAGGATGATATTCTTGAAAACCTTAAAAATGTCCAGTTAACAAATTTTTTACCTCCTAGTGATATTCTAAGCCATAATAATCTTAACTTTGATATTGAAATGGAAACCGGAACTGGTAAAACCTACGTTTATTTAAAATCAGTATTCGAACTTAATAAAAAGTACGGCTTTACTAAGTTCATTATTGTTGTTCCCAGCATAGCCATTAAAGAAGGTGTTTTTAAAGCTTTACAAATGACCAGAGATCATTTCAAAGGATTGTATGATAATGTAATCTATGATTATTTTATTTATGATAGTCAAAAGCTAGAACAGGTTAGAAATTTCGCTGTTAATAGTAACATCCAAATAATGATTATCAATATCGATGCTTTTCGTAAAAGCTTTACAGATCCAAAAAAGGAAAATAAAGCCAATATTATTCACCGAGAAAATGATAAATTAAGCGGTTTGAGGCCTATTGAATTGATACAGGAGACCAATCCTATTGTTATTATTGATGAACCTCAATCTGCTACTAGTACTACCAAAGCAAAGGAAGCTATTGCTTCTCTAAATCCTCTTTGCACTTTACAATATTCAGCTACCCACAAAGAAATTCACAACTTAATTTATAAATTGGATGCTATTGATGCTTATGACAAAGGACTGGTTAAACAAATTGAAGTGGCATCATTTGAATCATTAGATTACCATAATAAGGCCTATTTAAAATTAATCTCTGTGGATAATAAAAAATCACCTATAACTGCTAAAATTGAGCTAGATGCCCATAATAATGGTAAAATTAAGCGGAAAATAGTAACTGTTCGGCAAGGTGATGATTTATCCTCTAAGAAACTGGGAAACAGAGAGATATATGAAGGTTATGTAGTCAGTGAAATTTACTGCGAAGAAGGCAATGAATATGTTGATTTTACCAACAAGCCAGAAGAAATTATCATTGGTAAACCTGTGGGTGATATTGATGATATTAGGATTAAACGTGAGCAAATCAAAAAAACTATAGAAGAACACTTAAATAAAGAGTTAAAACTTAATCCACAAGGAATTAAAGTTTTAAGCTTGTTTTTCATTGATAAAGTGGCTAATTACAGGTATTATGATGAAGAAGGTAATCCTCAAAAGGGGACTTATGCTGAAATATTTGAAGAGGAATATAAAAAATTAATTAGAAAACAGAAATATAACACCCTCCTTAACGAAATCGACGTAGAAACTGCTGCTGAATATATTCATAATGGATATTTTGCCCAGGATAAAAAAGGAGTCCTTAAAGACACTCGTGGAAACACCTTAGCTGATGATGATACCTATAGTTTAATAATGAAAGATAAAGAGAGACTTTTAAGCTTTAGTAGTAAACTTAGATTCATATTTTCACATTCTGCACTTCGAGAAGGTTGGGATAATCCCAATGTATTCCAGATATGTACATTAAACGAAACAAAATCAACCATAAAAAAACGTCAGGAAATTGGAAGAGGTCTTCGTCTATGTGTAAATCAAGAAGGAGAACGAATCAAAGGTTTCCAGACCAATACTCTTACAGTTATGGCCAATGAAAGCTATGAGGATTTTGCTAAAACTCTGCAAAAAGAAATTGAAGAGGATGAAGGAATTAAATTTGGTGTTATTCAGAAGCATAGTTTTGCTAGTATTAGCTTTAAAAATGATAAAGGAGATCTGGAACACCTGGGAAGTCAGTCTTCTGAGGAAATATTTAATTTCTTTAAAGATAAAGGTTATATCGATACTAAAGGAAAGGTTCAGGACAATTTAAAAATAGCTATAAAACAGAATGAAGTAGAAGTTCCAGAAAAACATGCAGAATTTAAAGATCAGATCACTTATACTGCAGAGAAACTCACCAAAACATTGGATATTAAAAACCTTGATGATAAACGGGAAGTTAAACTAAATAAAGAGGTTTATCTTAGTGATGATTTCAAGCAATTCTGGAATAAAATAAAATACAAAACCACTTATGCAGTAGATTTTAGCAGTGAAGAACTTATCAAAGAATGTTCTAAATCTATGGAGGAATATTTGGATGTTAAATCTCCAAAACTTCTTTACACTAAAGTTGATGTAAGTATTAAAAGTAAAGGTGTTGAAACTATTGAAAAACAACGTAGTGTTGTTTATTCAGATAGTGAAGAGATCATTTTACCAGATATTATCACATTTTTACAGAATGAAACTTATCTTACACGGCGTACTATTGTGGATATTCTGATTAAAAGTGAAACATTATGGCAATTCAAGAAAAATCCTCAACAATACATGGATGAAACATTAAAAATTATTTCATCTAAAATGAATCATATGATTGTTGATGGAATCAAATACACTCGTTTAGGAGATAATGAGTATTATGCTCAGGAACTATTTGAAAATAATGAATTATTTGGTTATTTATCAAAAAATATGCTGGAAAGTAAACGTTCTGTTTATGATCATGTGATATATGATTCTGATAATGAAAAAGGTTTTGCAGAAAGATTTGAAGATGATGAAAATGTGATTTTATATGCAAAACTTCCAGGATGGTTTAAAATACCCACCCCAATAGGATCATATAATCCAGATTGGGCAGTTTTAGTAAATAATAATAATGAACAGAAATTGTATTTTGTATTGGAAACTAAAGGAAATATTCAGTATGAATCACTTAGACAAACCGAAGCTGATAAAATAAAATGTGGTAAGAAGCATTTTGAAGCATTAGGTAATAATGTGGAGTTTAAGGCGGTAGATGATTATGATAAGTTCATAAGAAATGTCTTTTAA